A genomic segment from Phragmites australis chromosome 6, lpPhrAust1.1, whole genome shotgun sequence encodes:
- the LOC133921026 gene encoding leucine aminopeptidase 2, chloroplastic translates to MATAASTSAAAVLASRLFRRSPRLLRRLSLSCAPPAALSARPSSSRCPALLGRPPPGHRARMGHTAAATAAAPALGLTKPNAVEPPQITFAAKDIEFSDWKGDILAVAVTEKDLSKDSDSKFENAVLKKLDGQLGGLLLEAAAEEDFTGKAGQSVVLRLPGQGFKRVGLIGLGQNAPSTAAASRGLGESVALVAKAAQASSAAIVLASPSGIQEEFKLTAAAAIASGTVLGLYEDSRYKAESKKVLLKQVDLIGLGSGPEVDQKLKYANDLSSGVIFGRELVNSPANVLTPAVLAEEASKIASTYSDVFTATILDVEKCKELKMGSYLAVAAASANLPHFIHLCYKPTDGNVKRKLAIVGKGLTFDSGGYNIKTGPGCSIELMKFDMGGSAAVFGAAKALGQIKPPGVEVHFIVAACENMISGTGMRPGDIVTASNGKTIEVNNTDAEGRLTLADALVYACNQGVDKIIDLATLTGACIVALGPSIAGIFTPSDELAKEITAASEVSGEKFWRLPLEESYWESMKSGVADMVNTGGRQGGSITAALFLKQFVDEKVQWMHIDMAGPVWNDKKRAATGFGVSTLVEWVLKNSSS, encoded by the exons ATGGCCACCGCCGcatccacctccgccgccgccgtcctcgcGTCCCGCCtgttccgccgctcgccgcgcCTGCTGCGCCGCCTCAGCCTCTCCTGCGCGCCGCCCGCGGCTCTGTCCGCGCGCCCGTCGTCGTCCCGCTGCCCCGCGCTCCTCGGCCGCCCACCGCCCGGTCACCGCGCTCGGATGGGCCACACAGCTGCGGCCACGGCCGCCGCCCCCGCGCTTGGCCTCACCAAGCCCAACGCCGTCGAGCCTCCTCAG ATTACTTTTGCTGCTAAAGACATCGAATTCTCCGACTGGAAGGGGGATATACTGGCTGTCGCAGTCACAGAGAAGGACCTGTCCAAGGATTCGGACTCCAAATTCGAGAATGCCGTCTTGAAGAAGCTGGACGGCCAGCTCGGCGGTCTCCTGTTGGAGGCTGCAGCAGAGGAAGATTTCACCGGGAAAGCCGGGCAGTCGGTGGTTCTCCGCCTCCCGGGGCAGGGTTTCAAGAGGGTGGGTCTGATTGGTCTTGGCCAGAACGCCCCGTCCACCGCCGCTGCTTCCCGGGGCCTTGGAGAATCAGTCGCATTGGTTGCGAAGGCTGCTCAAGCTAGCAGCGCTGCTATAGTTCTTGCCTCCCCCAGTGGGATCCAGGAAGAGTTCAAGCTGACTGCTGCAGCAGCAATTGCTTCCG GAACTGTGCTCGGATTGTATGAGGACAGCAGATACAAGGCTGAGTCAAAAAAGGTGCTCCTTAAACAAGTAGATCTTATTGGACTGGGTTCTGGTCCGGAGGTGGATCAGAAACTTAAGTACGCTAATGATCTTTCGTCGGGCGTGATATTTGGGAGAGAGCTTGTGAACTCTCCTGCCAATGTCCTAACCCCTG CTGTGCTTGCGGAGGAGGCATCAAAGATCGCTTCTACATACAGTGATGTATTCACTGCCACAATATTAGATGTGGAGAAATGCAAAGAGTTAAAGATGGGCTCCTACTTGGCAGTCGCTGCTGCTTCTGCTAACCTTCCTCACTTTATCCATTTGTGTTACAAACCCACTGATGGGAATGTCAAGAGAAAGCTGGCTATTGTTGGGAAGGGTCTAACCTTTGACAG CGGTGGCTACAACATTAAGACTGGGCCAGGCTGCAGCATTGAACtgatgaaatttgacatgggAGGCTCCGCCGCTGTATTTGGTGCGGCAAAAGCTTTGGGCCAAATCAAGCCTCCTGGAGTAGAG GTTCACTTTATCGTTgctgcctgtgaaaatatgaTTAGTGGCACAGGCATGAGACCTGGTGACATTGTTACTGCTTCCAACGGGAAGACAATTGAG GTAAATAACACTGATGCAGAGGGAAGGCTTACCCTTGCTGATGCTTTGGTCTATGCTTGTAATCAAGGTGTTGACAAG ATTATTGATCTGGCAACGCTAACTGGTGCCTGCATTGTTGCACTTGGGCCTAGTATTGCCG GGATTTTCACACCAAGCGATGAGCTAGCCAAGGAAATTACCGCCGCTTCTGAGGTATCAGGAGAGAAGTTTTGGAGATTGCCACTGGAAGAAAGCTATTGGGAGTCAATGAAGTCCGGTGTTGCTGATATGGTCAACACTGGCGGTAGGCAGGGCGGTTCTATTACCGCTGCACTATTCCTGAAACAG TTTGTTGACGAGAAAGTTCAGTGGATGCACATCGACATGGCCGGGCCAGTGTGGAACGACAAGAAGCGGGCAGCCACCGGGTTCGGAGTCTCCACCCTGGTAGAGTGGGTCCTCAAGAACTCATCATCCTGA
- the LOC133921028 gene encoding cytochrome c oxidase copper chaperone 2-like → MGSTEVPMPVPSPESPAVNEGSAPATDSKPKKKICCACPDTKRLRDECIVDHGESACTKWIEAHKRCLRAEGFKV, encoded by the coding sequence ATGGGCAGCACTGAGGTTCCAATGCCTGTGCCGTCACCTGAAAGCCCAGCTGTGAATGAAGGGTCAGCTCCTGCTACCGACTCGAAGCCAAAAAAGAAGATATGCTGCGCGTGCCCTGATACCAAGAGGCTGAGAGATGAGTGCATCGTTGACCATGGGGAATCTGCATGCACAAAATGGATCGAAGCTCACAAGCGATGCCTCCGTGCTGAGGGGTTTAAGGTCTGA